The following coding sequences are from one Schizosaccharomyces osmophilus chromosome 1, complete sequence window:
- the csn1 gene encoding COP9/signalosome complex subunit Csn1: MDTADLEKYLNQYGVWPGIFRALFIARSHEAFRSFCSQYAINKLKANTYNLELYKSAFSEFTNDVGEEQYDLSWIDSVTYHRKQNLDHLTKELKSYKNNLIRESIRSAQLDLASFFTDLGQFESALRAYAKVREYCTNAGQIAHLSLDLMRVSIWMENYSHVLAFGSRAKSTLSAAMEIKSTVYAYCGLAHMCLGDYKSALDHFLHVAPDFSDILLTKTDVSTYTSICALVCWDHKELLQQLNEDEIFNALSDLNPTLRKCMHFMSQRKYSSLFNTLQASFPEYALDMYLAPHLLTFLSLIRERSLIDYLFPYSAIPMKKIASDFQVDLPFIEDFLLQMVETQKIDAKLDCLNKCVYMESSLEGERFQEIQDIVENTHIYSKAIHLQTTNTFNKSMDDESSTHT, encoded by the exons ATGGATACGGcggatttggaaaagtacTTGAATCAATATGGAG TTTGGCCAGGGATTTTCAGGGCTCTCTTCATAGCTCGCTCTCATGAAGCTTTCAGGTCCTTCTGCTCTCAATATGCAATCAACAAATTGAAAGCAAATACTTACAATTTGGAATTGTACAAATCTGCCTTTTCAGAGTTCACAAATGATGTCGGCGAAGAACAATATGATTTGTCTTGGATTGACAGTGTCACATACCatcgaaaacaaaatctaGACCATCTCACAAAAGAACTGAAATCTTACAAAAATAATCTCATTAGAGAGTCCATTCGG TCAGCACAACTCGACCTGGCCTCTTTTTTTACCGACTTGGGCCAATTTGAAAGCGCCCTTCGGGCCTATGCGAAGGTCCGAGAATATTGCACCAACGCTGGTCAAATCGCCCATTTATCGCTCGACTTAATGAGAGTCTCCATCTGGATGGAAAACTATTCTCACGTTCTCGCTTTTGGTTCTCGTGCCAAGTCGACTCTTTCTGCTGCCATGGAGATCAAAAGTACCGTGTATGCTTATTGCGGTTTGGCACACATGTGCCTGGGCGACTACAAATCTGCCCTAGACCACTTTCTACATGTTGCACCAGATTTTTCCGATATTCTCTTGACCAAAACAGACGTATCCACATATACTTCTATATGTGCTTTAGTATGTTGGGACCATAAAGAACTGCTACAACAGTTAAACGAAGATGAAATATTTAATGCTTTATCCGATCTTAATCCCACTTTACGAAAATGTATGCATTTTATGAGCCAGCGAAAGTACAGCTCTTTGTTTAACACTCTTCAAGCCAGCTTTCCGGAATATGCATTGGACATGTACCTGGCTCCTCATCTACTCACCTTTCTGTCTTTAATCCGCGAGCGTTCGTTGATTGattatttgtttccatACAGTGCTATTCctatgaaaaagattgcCTCTGACTTTCAAGTTGACTTGCCCTTCATTGAAGATTTTCTATTGCAAATGGTAGAAACACAAAAGATAGACGCGAAATTGGATTGTCTGAATAAG TGTGTTTATATGGAATCTTCGTTAGAAGGCGAGCgctttcaagaaattcaagACATCGTTGAAAACACCCACATTTATAGCAAAGCGATCCATTTACAGACTACAAATACTTTTAACAAAAGCATGGATGATGAATCTTCTACGCATACTTAA
- the pfd5 gene encoding prefoldin subunit Pfd5, with protein MAEGSKSVNLGTLSLEQLTEVIKQLNTELEYLSSSYAQLGRAHVKFLGCLNSIKETVKAENEERDMLVPLTTSLYVPGKLKLGNGKVLIDIGTGYFVEKSAPDAIEYYQRKCEYLQNSVESISGAVEAKSSQIRAVQSVMQQKATDQNTKSAPASA; from the exons ATGGCAGAAGGATCGAAGTCGGTCAATTTAGGGACTCTTAGTTTAGAGCAATTAACAGAAGTTATTAAGCAACTTAATACTGAGCTGGAATACCTATCGAGTTCATATGCTCAGTTAGGACGTGCACATGTAAAATTTCTTGGTTGTCTTAATAgcataaaagaaacagtaAAGGCGGAAAATGAAG AGCGAGATATGCTTGTTCCCCTTACAACTAGTCTCTATGTACCCGGCAAGCTAAAACTGGGCAATGGAAAAGTATTGATAGACATTGGAACAGGATACTTTGTTGAGAAg AGTGCTCCTGATGCAATTGAGTATTATCAAAGAAAGTGTGAATATCTACAAAACAGTGTTGAGAGCATCAGCGGTGCTGTTGAAGCCAAGTCTTCCCAAATACGAG CTGTTCAATCCGTCATGCAACAAAAAGCTACTGATCAAAACACGAAGAGCGCTCCGGCATCAGCGTAG
- a CDS encoding Rab GAP, whose amino-acid sequence MSSIASIIKTKLQLPDSSKDLAKLRWRFRLPDSQFSINSLPCEIQFIHYNNAEETSSLLGILYLFTDYIAFRGDEEGTQFCMPYTIIRKVSKVKSDDFEQLLSVSTSNGYEFRISLQVSESTALRFCGLLKEELISHKVNMHKASEFTKQFFSEQLISPNVAEGNQSYGFGCKYGYPTDPRASRERAKLRMWKEYFLLYGTSLSLIRVSLFSKLVRIELPNKLRGEIWELTSGSLYLRLQNENEYEHILHAHSGQTSFSLEEIEKDLGRSLPEYPAYQNDEGIDALRNVLVAFSWKNQDVGYCQAMNIVAAALLIHCNEAQAFYLMHKICEDYIPGYYSKTMYGTLIDQQVYETLVQRLMPNLHAHFVNKDIQLSIISLPWFLSLFFCTMPLPYAFRLMDFFFLEGPRVLFQIGMAVLYDNESEILKATEETMLISLLKKYFSSLSDRVYKDATDKRVAAITKFQLLLVTAFKKFGNITHPMIESERKRHFNKVINSIESFAKRTQIRSIQNYGSLTRDDLSNIYDRYHEILSTKHEFELGTSVDTKLEFDEFCVFMGGVTDWSKNLDATAINGSSSFLRHLFLRFDRSRVGSLSLQDLVSGIAELKVRDVMRNISFIFELYDSDSDGFMDKSDVLKVSEAILWITRYMGDECLSAVSEFIQRCFHFADEAGPEHQEEEKLVDVDESLPSGGLASERNVSANSDIRVSLPTFRMVILSNVLLEQLFSGGLADSVVLPPVEEKTSTVGGLRGLLDSLVLDTNRWSETFRGHKHAAAIPSSDNATSTGQKLYMTSDDTSNFEKVKSHTSDIDEDVGEPVEDDKDLLQFDPYKKTEA is encoded by the coding sequence ATGTCTTCAATTGCCAGCATAATCAAAACGAAGCTACAACTTCCTGATTCATCAAAGGATTTAGCTAAGCTGAGATGGAGATTTCGACTTCCGGATTCGCAATTTTCTATCAACAGTTTACCGTGCGAAATTCAGTTCATCCATTATAACAACGCGGAGGAAACGAGCTCTTTATTAGGTATcctatatttatttactgACTATATTGCTTTCCGTGGTGATGAAGAAGGTACTCAGTTTTGTATGCCATATACAATTATTCGAAAGGTTAGCAAAGTAAAGAGTGATGACTTTGAACAGCTGCTTTCAGTTTCCACGAGCAATGGTTATGAATTTCGAATTTCTCTTCAAGTTTCTGAAAGCACTGCTTTGCGTTTTTGCGGACTCCTGAAGGAAGAGCTTATTTCACACAAGGTAAACATGCATAAGGCATCCGAATTTACcaaacaattcttttcagaACAATTGATAAGTCCTAATGTTGCAGAGGGTAATCAGTCTTATGGTTTTGGTTGCAAATATGGGTATCCCACAGATCCACGGGCTTCTCGTGAAAGAGCCAAACTTCGAATGTGGAAAGAATATTTCTTATTATATGGAACAAGCCTTTCTTTGATACGTGTCTCTCTATTTTCTAAGCTCGTTCGTATAGAGTTACCAAATAAGTTAAGGGGTGAAATATGGGAGTTAACTTCTGGGTCTTTATATCTGAGGCtccaaaatgaaaacgaatACGAACATATTTTACACGCCCATTCTGGGCAAacctctttttcattagaagaaattgaaaaagaccTGGGCAGAAGTTTACCAGAGTACCCTGCTTACcaaaatgatgaaggaaTTGATGCTTTGCGAAATGTTTTGGTTGCcttttcttggaaaaatCAGGATGTTGGCTACTGTCAAGCAATGAATATTGTGGCTGCTGCATTGTTAATTCATTGCAATGAAGCCCAAGCGTTTTATTTAATGCATAAGATTTGCGAGGATTACATACCCGGCTATTATTCCAAGACTATGTACGGAACATTAATTGATCAACAGGTATACGAAACTTTAGTACAGCGACTTATGCCCAACCTCCACGCtcattttgtaaacaagGATATCCAACTCAGTATTATATCCTTACCAtggtttctttctcttttcttttgtacaATGCCATTACCTTATGCATTCCGACTGATggactttttctttttagaagGCCCAAGGGTCCTTTTTCAGATTGGGATGGCTGTACTGTATGATAACGAGTCTGAAATCTTAAAGGCCACTGAGGAAACCATGCTTATATCTCTTctgaaaaagtatttctCGTCTTTGAGTGATCGCGTTTACAAAGATGCTACTGATAAAAGAGTTGCGGCCATTACCAAATTTCAACTGTTGCTTGTAACAGCGTTCAAGAAGTTTGGAAATATTACGCATCCCATGATAGAGTCAGAAAGGAAACGACATTTCAATAAAGTAATCAATTCAATTGAGTCATTTGCCAAGCGGACACAAATACGAAGTATCCAAAATTACGGCTCGCTGACACGTGACGACTTGAGTAATATATATGATCGATACCATGAAATTCTTTCTACCAAGCATGAGTTTGAGTTAGGCACTTCTGTTGATACAAAACTGGagtttgatgaattttGTGTTTTTATGGGAGGTGTAACGGATTGGTCCAAAAATCTTGACGCGACAGCAATTAACGgatcttcatcttttttaagACATTTATTTCTACGATTTGATAGAAGCAGGGTAGGTTCTCTCTCTCTACAAGACTTGGTCTCTGGAATTGCAGAATTAAAAGTGCGAGATGTTATGCGTAATATCTCATTTATCTTTGAACTGTACGACTCTGACTCTGATGGATTTATGGATAAATCTGACGTCTTGAAGGTCTCTGAGGCTATTTTATGGATTACAAGATACATGGGCGATGAGTGCTTGTCAGCTGTCAGCGAGTTTATTCAAAGGTGCTTTCATTTTGCCGATGAAGCTGGTCCTGAACATCAGGAAGAGGAGAAGTTGGTTGATGTGGACGAGAGTTTACCAAGTGGTGGTTTGGCTTCAGAAAGAAATGTAAGCGCAAATAGTGATATCCGGGTGAGTCTACCGACTTTTCGCATGGTCATTCTTTCAAACGTGCTCCTAGAGCAACTCTTTTCTGGTGGGTTGGCGGATTCTGTTGTACTGCCACCTGTCGAAGAAAAGACAAGCACCGTTGGCGGTCTTCGCGGTTTGTTGGATTCGCTCGTTCTTGACACTAACAGGTGGAGTGAAACTTTCCGTGGTCACAAGCACGCTGCAGCTATTCCTTCTTCAGATAATGCTACGAGCACGGGacaaaaattatatatGACAAGCGATGATACTtcgaattttgaaaaagttaaaagCCATACATCAGATATCGATGAAGACGTTGGAGAACCTGTTGAAGACGATAAAGATCTACTACAGTTTGATCCTTACAAGAAAACAGAAGCGTAG
- the mge1 gene encoding mitochondrial [2Fe-2S] cluster assembly and protein import chaperone Mge1, which translates to MYGMRRLCRPTVMRAAFPVRASLNHPRAFWFSSEAKKDETGEKAAETAPKPEENAQLKEIQEKYEAKSKEIAELKDNVRHKLADARNMENRVKRDMEQTRAFAIQKLLKDLLDSVDNLERALSIVPAEKRKDRDSNKDLVDLYDGLVMTESNMIKMLQKHGVVRYDGIGEQFDPNIHEAVFQIPIEGKDANTIFHCESKGYTLNGRVVRPAKVGIVKGEDN; encoded by the coding sequence ATGTATGGTATGAGAAGATTATGTCGTCCTACGGTAATGCGTGCTGCATTTCCCGTACGAGCTTCTTTAAATCATCCTAGAgcattttggttttcttcGGAAGCTAAGAAAGATGAAACTGGTGAAAAGGCAGCTGAAACGGCGCCTAAGCCTGAAGAAAATGCACAACTTAAAGAAATCCAGGAAAAATATGAAGCAAAGAGTAAAGAAATTGCTGAATTGAAGGACAATGTCCGTCACAAGTTGGCAGACGCTCGAAACATGGAAAACCGTGTGAAACGTGACATGGAGCAAACTCGTGCATTTGCCATTCAAAAGCTACTCAAAGACCTTTTAGATTCTGTCGACAATTTAGAGCGTGCTTTGTCTATTGTGCCCGCAGAGAAGCGTAAGGATCGCGATTCCAATAAAGACTTGGTTGATTTGTACGATGGTTTAGTCATGACCGAGTCAAACATGATCAAGATGCTACAAAAACATGGTGTGGTTCGTTACGATGGTATCGGCGAGCAGTTTGATCCTAACATCCATGAAGCTGTCTTCCAAATTCCCATAGAAGGAAAGGATGCAAACACAATCTTCCATTGTGAGAGCAAGGGTTACACATTAAATGGTCGTGTTGTCCGTCCCGCCAAGGTTGGTATTGTCAAGGGTGAAGacaattaa
- the vma7 gene encoding V-type ATPase V1 subunit F, with product MSGNKSIEQRSLISVIGDDDTVTGLLLAGTGQVNEEGKKNFYIVNQKTTDEQIASVFDDYTTKRSDIAIVLINQVAANRIRDRIDKYVQAFPAVLEIPSKDDPYDPEKDSILRRVRKIVGE from the exons ATGTCTGGAAATAAATCTATCGAACAAAGGTCTTTAATTTCTGTTATTGGTGACGACGATACTGTCACAGGCTTGCTTTTGGCAGGGACAGGTCAAGTCAACGaggaaggaaagaaaaacttttatatTGTGAACCAAA AAACTACTGATGAACAAATCGCAAGTGTGTTTGATGATTATACTACTAAGCGGTCAGACATTGCAATTGTCTTGATTAATCAAGTTGCTGCTAATCGAATTCGAGACAGAATTGACAAGTATGTTCAGGCATTCCCTGCTGTGTTAGAAATTCCTAGTAAAGACGATCCCTATGACCCCGAAAAAGATAGCATTCTTCGACGTGTTCGAAAGATTGTAGGAGAATAA
- the isa2 gene encoding mitochondrial [4Fe-4S] cluster assembly and transfer protein Isa2 — MSIFMRKNYGLFPVKGGLNKLFFRNWQVPRNHISSRSFSSVLQKNELGSTRSRPFVIASRILQSENQSKIYRMQPIRKNSTKTADQYTLQEQYDESGKPYIIHMGDSAKQQLEKVAAQKQKDTALRVVVDGGGCHGYQISFNMDDQIGKEDSVFVRGKARIVSDSISLPLINGSEIVYTKELIGSSFQLVNNPRAKSSCGCNVSFDLN; from the exons ATGAGTATATTCATGAGGAAGAATTATGGGCTTTTTCCTGTGAAGGGAGGTTTGaataaacttttctttagaaaTTGGCAAGTACCGCGGAATCATATCTCATCGAGAAGCTTTTCAAGCGtgttacaaaaaaatgagttGGGTAGTACGAGAAGTCGGCCATTTGTCATTGCTTCAAGGATTCTTCAGTCTGAAAATCAATCTAAAATATACCGGATGCAACCGATTCGAAAAAATTCCACGAAAACAGCAGATCAGTATACTCTGCAGGAACAATATGATGAATCAGGGAAACCATATATAATACACATGGGCGACTCGGCAAAGCAACAATTAGAAAAAGTAGCAgctcaaaaacaaaaagatacTGCTCTACGCGTGGTTGTCGATGGCGGTGGATGCCATGGATATCAGATTTCCTTTAACATGGATGATCAaataggaaaagaagacag TGTGTTTGTTCGAGGAAAAGCTAGAATTGTCTCGGACAGTATCTCATTACCGTTAATTAATGGTTCTGAGATTGTttatacaaaagaattgattGGATCTTCGTTTCAATTAGTTAATAATCCTCGTGCAAAATCATCGTGTGGTTGTAATGTGAGTTTCGATTTGAATTAA